In the Euphorbia lathyris chromosome 5, ddEupLath1.1, whole genome shotgun sequence genome, one interval contains:
- the LOC136228576 gene encoding uncharacterized protein isoform X2, translating to MMDLESVKRNLEKGNYMNYENDNNIGSTIEGMPIGAFELFTVKGLVVDLIEPGHLICSMKVPPRLLNSGYSSLHGGAMSVLIGSVANAAIHTEEIEIEARVARAGTAIGVISVDVRKKKTGKIIALARYTDYLVTASKM from the exons ATGATGGATTTGGAGAGCGTAAAAAGAAATTTGGAGAAAGGAAATTATATGAATTATGAAAATGACAACAACATTGGATCAACCATTGAAGGAATGCCTATTGGAGCTTTTGAACTCTTCACTGTCAAAGGACTTGTTGTTGATCTCATTGAACCTGGCCATCTTATTTGCTCCATGAAAGTCCCTCCTCGTTTACTG aattcaGGGTATTCCTCATTGCATGGTGGAGCTATGTCTGTGCTTATTGGCTCGGTGGCAAACGCTGCAATACACACG gaagaaattgaaattgaggcACGAGTTGCACGTGCTGGTACGGCTATTGGAGTTATCAGTGTTGATGTAAGGAAGAAAAAAACTGGAAAAATTATTGCTCTGGCTCGTTACACCGATTACCTTGTCACTGCTAGTAAAATGTAA
- the LOC136228576 gene encoding uncharacterized protein isoform X1 — translation MMDLESVKRNLEKGNYMNYENDNNIGSTIEGMPIGAFELFTVKGLVVDLIEPGHLICSMKVPPRLLNSGYSSLHGGAMSVLIGSVANAAIHTVVDEKTSISLEFNISFLDAAYLDEEIEIEARVARAGTAIGVISVDVRKKKTGKIIALARYTDYLVTASKM, via the exons ATGATGGATTTGGAGAGCGTAAAAAGAAATTTGGAGAAAGGAAATTATATGAATTATGAAAATGACAACAACATTGGATCAACCATTGAAGGAATGCCTATTGGAGCTTTTGAACTCTTCACTGTCAAAGGACTTGTTGTTGATCTCATTGAACCTGGCCATCTTATTTGCTCCATGAAAGTCCCTCCTCGTTTACTG aattcaGGGTATTCCTCATTGCATGGTGGAGCTATGTCTGTGCTTATTGGCTCGGTGGCAAACGCTGCAATACACACGGTTGTAGATGAAAAAACCTCTATTTCACTTGAATTCAATATTTCATTTTTGGATGCTGCTTATCTCGAT gaagaaattgaaattgaggcACGAGTTGCACGTGCTGGTACGGCTATTGGAGTTATCAGTGTTGATGTAAGGAAGAAAAAAACTGGAAAAATTATTGCTCTGGCTCGTTACACCGATTACCTTGTCACTGCTAGTAAAATGTAA
- the LOC136230481 gene encoding uncharacterized protein: MDLETVKRYLEKGYNKENDKNGSTIEGMPLRFFERFIMEGLHVDLIEPGRLICSMKVPPRLLNSGNFLHGGATATLVDLVGSAVIFTVGAPETGVSVEINVSYLDAAYADEEIEIEARVLRVGKAVGVVSVELRKKKTGKIIAQGRHTKYLPVASKM; encoded by the exons atggaTTTGGAGACGGTGAAGAGATATTTAGAGAAaggatataataaagaaaatgacaaAAACGGATCTACAATTGAAGGAATGCCTCTCAGATTCTTCGAACGCTTCATTATGGAAGGTCTTCATGTTGATCTCATCGAACCTGGCCGTCTTATTTGCTCCATGAAAGTCCCTCCTCGCTTACTG AACTCTGGGAATTTCTTACATGGTGGAGCTACAGCTACGCTTGTTGATTTGGTTGGGTCAGCTGTAATTTTCACTGTTGGAGCTCCAGAAACTGGTGTTTCTGTTGAAATTAATGTTTCTTACTTGGATGCTGCTTATGCTGAT GAAGAAATCGAGATTGAGGCAAGAGTTCTACGTGTCGGTAAGGCTGTCGGAGTTGTCAGTGTTGAACTCAGGAAGAAGAAAACTGGGAAAATTATTGCTCAGGGTCGTCATACAAAATACCTCCCCGTTGCTAGTAAAATGTAA